A genomic window from Leptospiraceae bacterium includes:
- a CDS encoding AarF/ABC1/UbiB kinase family protein, protein MKLKDPIRSGINGAVRILQSGMVFSVKLMAITLDLANGKKSINLPVRLRETFEELGATYIKLGQFIASAPSLFPKDYVEEMQKCLDSVRPVPFYEIKETIEEELGGSLSDFFRHVDEEPIASASIAQVHGATTRNGLDVVIKVQRKDIEDILGADMNLIYLATLLFNQISPGLSKSGIMDIVKDFYTSILMETDFIKEAENIELFDRHLQMTREDRARVPRVYHHLSTKKVLTMERLYGVPLTDIKSIKKYSDDPRQTLINALNIWFTSLGTTGVFHADVHAGNLMVLTDGKIGFIDFGIVGKISKEVWLGLLTFMEGIESNNAELMAKGLIAMDSTAKEIDERAFIRDLQRVFDEINSIAFNMQSGVGMIDEDRLNRVMLDLSEVSRNNGLKIPREFGLLIKQLLYFDRYVKALAPDIDLLRDQKMYIGQ, encoded by the coding sequence GCTAAAAGATCCCATTCGCTCCGGCATAAACGGAGCCGTACGTATCCTTCAGTCAGGCATGGTCTTTTCGGTAAAGCTTATGGCTATTACTCTGGATCTCGCTAATGGAAAAAAAAGCATAAATTTACCTGTCAGGCTCAGGGAAACTTTTGAGGAATTAGGAGCTACCTATATTAAACTCGGCCAGTTTATTGCCTCAGCCCCTTCCTTATTTCCTAAAGACTATGTAGAAGAAATGCAAAAATGTCTCGATTCGGTCAGGCCGGTTCCTTTCTATGAAATCAAGGAAACCATAGAAGAAGAGTTAGGAGGAAGTCTTTCTGACTTTTTTCGCCATGTAGACGAAGAACCGATCGCCTCCGCCTCTATTGCACAGGTTCACGGGGCTACTACACGAAACGGTCTGGATGTAGTGATAAAGGTACAGAGAAAGGATATTGAGGATATTCTGGGTGCCGATATGAACCTGATTTATCTGGCAACCCTGCTTTTTAACCAGATATCACCGGGATTAAGTAAATCCGGAATAATGGATATTGTAAAAGATTTTTATACCTCTATTTTAATGGAGACTGATTTTATTAAAGAAGCTGAGAATATCGAGCTTTTTGATAGGCACCTGCAAATGACAAGAGAAGACAGGGCCAGAGTTCCGAGGGTTTATCACCATTTGAGTACGAAAAAAGTTCTTACAATGGAAAGGCTGTATGGTGTTCCCTTGACTGACATAAAGAGCATTAAGAAATATTCCGATGATCCAAGACAAACCCTGATAAACGCTCTGAATATTTGGTTTACTTCCCTCGGCACTACCGGTGTATTCCATGCAGACGTGCACGCAGGAAACCTGATGGTTCTTACCGATGGAAAGATTGGATTTATAGACTTTGGTATTGTAGGGAAGATTTCGAAAGAAGTATGGCTCGGACTTTTAACCTTTATGGAGGGAATTGAATCCAATAATGCAGAATTAATGGCCAAAGGACTTATTGCTATGGATTCTACCGCTAAAGAAATCGATGAAAGGGCCTTTATTCGGGACTTACAGCGTGTTTTTGATGAAATTAATTCTATAGCTTTCAACATGCAGTCAGGCGTCGGTATGATCGATGAAGACCGATTAAACCGTGTAATGTTAGATTTAAGTGAAGTGAGCCGAAATAATGGTCTTAAAATTCCGAGAGAGTTTGGCCTTCTGATTAAACAACTTCTTTACTTTGATCGTTATGTGAAAGCTCTTGCCCCTGATATTGATCTTTTGCGAGATCAGAAGATGTATATCGGCCAGTAA